Within Montipora foliosa isolate CH-2021 chromosome 3, ASM3666993v2, whole genome shotgun sequence, the genomic segment GAGAATGGGGAAtggggagaatggggagagacgcCCTACGGGcgtgtgaggctcgcgcgcttcacacgcgaggatcacgcttacggcgcttcgcgccttccgaaaagggaagaaaacgactgttttgcagtctactcCCAGCAACGCGTAACAACGTGCAACAGGGTCTGCAAACGGACGCAGCAGGAGTTTTTGCACGGCTAtattgcgtccgtttgcacggaCCTTAAGCACATCTAAGCAAAGGCGAGTATAAAAGACCTTCGCCGATGTTAACAAGAAGTATATTTTATTCTCTGGATAGTGAAAATCCGCTGGATAAACTCATACGGCGTTTAAAGAACTAGGGCATGGTTTACACTTCGTACGTTAACGTATCTCGTTGGACAACCAGCTTCTGAGTTTTAGCACTCGTCAAAAACACTGActtcaaggaaaaggttttcAAATAGTTCTAAATGAGCACTCTTGGCGAAAGTATCCTTCCTTTAGAAAAAGGAAGcaagaacattttaaagaatCAATGACAAAGGCTGATTGAGTAGTGAagttatttttcgtttttgtaGGTAGTACACTGTAACTGCAATACACATATCAATATTTTCATCGGCCGCGGGCAGTGGGCTGTCTGAGTCAATGAGTGTAAGATGGTAGGTCTGCAGCGCGTGCATGAATTACGAAACCAATGTGGAAttttcttgaatttcaacaaatgatgTCCATTATGGTTATTCTGTTTGCGGCCCAtttggcgttttttttttacttcgcAAGAGCAATGGTCAACCGCAACAGCGTTAACATTGGTGGCATTCTTGCCTAGAGCGCATGTGGGCTTTATGAgccaataataaataaataaataaataaataaataaatcataataataataataatattattattattattattttatttaatatatgtgggcttttaaaaatacaatgatcaaaagcgcattacattattaaaatatactgaatatataaataaactaaatttaacaacaataataatgtaATTTAAGAGCTAAAGGCTAAAAGTTAACTTTAAAAGATATGTTTTAAGACAAGTTGTAGAAGTTAAAATAGAATCAATATTGCACAGGCTTGCAGGGAGCGCAATCCACAGTGTAGGCGCAGCTACACCGAAAGATTTGTTACCCAAAGGCTTTTCATTTTCCCTGCTGGatgtaatagggagcttaagatctacgacgacgacgtcgacgaaaacgccacaaaacaacgatatcattggttaaaagagcataaataatcgtgctgcacgtgcagcacggattttagctcatatttttgcagttctttgcgtgacgacgacgtgaaatcactaaattttaggttttgacgacaacgtgagcatgcaacagggaatctttcattctgcattttcagtctgaaatcgctcgtaccaatttatttttaggatacttcgcccacattgtacgaagtgaacgtgatggaataatcgcgaaagacttttactagagcaaagttttattttgaggtgacgttttcgtcgacgtcgccgtcgtagatcttaaggtccctaatgataTAGTGCCTGAATCACAGCGCAGTGAATAGCGTACATGCTTTCGTACATAAATTAAATCGCTAATATAAGCTTGTGCCATAAAATTTAGTgctttaaaagttaaaagttaaattcaaaaatttgtTCTGTAGCTAGCTGGCAGCCAGTGTAATTCTTGCAAAAAGGGTCATATTTGCAGTTGGACGTTAGTTACCTAGCCGCTGCGTTCTGTACTCTCTGCTGTTTAGTTATTTCACAATCTGGAAGTCCATAAAGAAGTCCATTGCAATAGTCAATTCTGCTTGTGACGAAAGCATGCGGAACAATTTCTAAATTATCTCTTGCTAAAAATTTACTTATTCGCCTTATATTATGGAGCAGGAAAAATGCCGCGCTACAATTATGCAAGACAGGAAATATGTGTAGACATGGAGAAGTTAGAGAAAAACTAGGAGCCACGATTGCGCACGGGCTTAACATTTGCTGTGCCAACACGGACTGTACAAGGATTAATTTTCAACAGTTGATGTTTGGATCCGATAATAAGAAATTCAGTcttattatcattaatttttagtTTCATTGTCCTGGTACATCATTTTCTTAAGTCACTAATGCATCTATGGGATCTATCCATGGCGCACACCGCCTCTACATGATCCGTCGGACTGTTGGGCTTAAAAGACAAGTAGAGTTGAGTGTCATCAGCGAAGCAATGAGCGTCAGGTAGATGCACTTGTATTATCTCGAAGAGGTTTGAGGTGTAAACCACAAAAAAAGCGGACTCAGACAGCTACCTTGTGGAAAACCGAAGCGTAAATCGAAGCTATCTGATTTAACCCCGTCGAATAAAATACGTTGGCTATGTATGCCCTAACAAGTATGACGAAAACCACTCTAGATCCTTTCCACGTATACCGAAGCTTGTGTTCAAGCGTCtaagcaaaatttgatgatccACAGTGTCGAATGCGGCACTTCAATCTAAAAGGACAAGTAGCGTAACGCGCTGCGAGTTCATGTTCAAAAGAATATCATTGACGACTTTGACTAACGCTGTCTCCGTACTGTGGTGTCGACGGTATGCAGATTGCAACAGCGGATAAAGACCTGACGGTGGTCATATGTCTGATTAAATACAGCATGCTCTGTAAGCTTAGGGATGTAGGCCAAATTGCTCACGGGACGCAAATTCTTAAACAATGAATCTAGACCCAATTTCTTCTGCAGAGGTATAACTACAGCCTCTTTCCAGCTTGCATGGAAAAATTCCTGAATCCAGCGAGACATTATCTATCCATGCGAGTTTTTCTGGGGAGAAATCATattgacgagcaacgggataaagaacAGGActgaaagagcacgagagaaaagacgacgaaatttgagaaaatttagcaaagaaagcctcgagagaagccgaggaaggagacgaagagaaaattttaatgaagaacaccgtaaagctgagagaaatagagcgagagacaaaacacttatttacaacggttagcttttaggTAATGTTTCCCTTCTCGCTGCCTCacttattttgtaaaactcgctaaaaaaggAAGAAGGGCTGACAACGTTTGCagttccgtgttgacagagattctggcattTTTCAACGATCACACACCACTTACAGCAGACATCATTGGCGAGTTTTCTTGTCGTCATTGTCTATTTCGTCAGACATAAACAAGCACTCGACGCCGTATAAATTTATATAGGATTGCACTGTGATTGCAGTACATTTATCTGCAATGAATgcacttgtaagcaatgtttggGACAGTTTAGGTTCTTTTTGGCCAGATGAAACTTAGAAAAGCGGTTTGATGAGCTCGAATATTTAATTTTCGGCAAAATATCCAACAGCGATTGAGTTATATCACGCGGTGTTGTGGCCGGCTACGGTTAATTTGGAACTGAATTTATCATTACTGTAGCGACTGTCCTCTGACTAAATTAATACCTTtcgatttataggctttttCTGCGTATGTAAGTTCAGTTTTAGTTATtgattaaaattattggttaTTGTTTGCCAAGGCTTGTCTGTTTACTGCTGTCatctcagaggtgtttgatcactgtgtACCAgcatacactatattgctttctggagttagaaacgggagctccgtttttaggcctggctaaatttatatattaaAGGTTACATGTCCTCGTTAAGGGGATTTTGCGGTGGTTTCCTATCCAGTTACTAATTAACTTCAGCCGAACGAGCTTAACTTTAGTGGATACTATTACATCAATTTATACGTAATCGGTTATGTAAATGCTAACGCGAAGACGACAGCAACATTGGAAAGCAAAATATatcgtaaaaataaaaataaaaattaaatgaaatggGTGATCAGGCCTCACAGGCTTTGTGCGTCAACACCCGCTTAGTAACGGTACTGTTTGGGGACTCCATCGTGAAAAGATCGAAGATTACAGAATCaagtaaattgaaaaaaaaaaagatgagatATCTTCAGACGATGATTACTTAATGGTCTCCCATCGAGGTACCAACCGTATCCGATAGGGCTTAGTTAAGTGGAAACATCATACTGTTGGTAAAAACGACAACAAATTTGGATAACACAATAAATAGtaaaaggaaattaattttgcaaaaataattACTACACAATACCAGCCTACTGCGCTACCCACttgtacgcaatgcgtgcctattctTGATAATTTTTATACTGCTGATTAGATCTTCACCCGTATCCGGTTCTTTTGTGCTTATGCGCTTGCGTacgcgtcgctagtgaaaactaCGCTTTACTCTGGTCCTTGATTACACAGTGATAGAGGAAAAACAATATAAATATCTTTAAGGTTTggagaaaataaaaagagaaaaaggttTGTTATATTGAGGCGGTTCATTTGCCGTAAGCCGAAGGCGGAATTCCGTTTTATCAGTTTTACGAGAAAAGATGTCTCCCTTCGTTCAGGTGATTCATGTCGTCCAAAATTCCTGATACTAACTACTAATAAATAAGGGCTTCTTGTCTTTCTCAGAAAATTGACGACACTGAATCGCTTGAGTTTTgtaaatgaaacaaacaaacttacgCCACAGTTGTTCAAATTTACACCAGTTGTTTGCGTGTACACTAAGTTTTTCAAGTGTACTCTTCATTCTTAACGTCTACACTCTTTTCACGAGAACACTAgttagtttttcaagtttatctTTAAGTTGTCATTCATTGCTCTCAGTGGTTTACTCCAGTTCAGGCCAAAGGTGATTATAATCTTGTAGAACCAGTGCAAACTCAAAAAACTAGTCTGAACCTAAACCACAATTGTAAACGTGGAAAACACAAGCATCTTGTGTAAACTAAAAAATTAGTGTAATCAAGAACAACTAGTTCTAACACGCACTGCTAGTGTGAACGGAAACAGTCAGTCTGAATTCTAGCAACAAGTGTTAACATGAAAATTCGAATAAACCGAACAACTACTGTTATCCAAACAACTAGTGTAAACCAGAAGAATTGGTGTAAACGTGAAGAACAAGCATTAACATGGACCTAGTTTTCACATTTAGACTAGCTGTTGTGTTTACTGGCAGACGTTTTTCATGTTTACAATAGCTGTTCACATAGTTGTTTGTGTTCAGATTAGTTGTTTTCGTTTAGCCTTGTCGTTCGTGTTTTTAGACAAGTTGTCTAGGGTTTACTAATGTTTTTAGCCGTAACACCTGTTCAGGTTTCCAAAAGTTCTTTATGTTTACACCACATGTTCACGTTTTCAGTAGTGCATGGATTCATGTTCTAGTTGTTCATGTTTACACGAGGTGGTTTAAACCTACGCTAGTTCAAGTTGTTTGTGTTTACACTAGTTGTCCACGTTTCCACATGTTGAGTTTACACTATTAGCCTATTCAACgactaaaaaaaacaacacgaaaatgtattaaaaaaatacattttcgcgttgctttatcagtcgtgcaataATCTTCTTGACtttcacaaatatttttaatttatcaatTTTGACAGATCACGATCTTCCCTGATCCAACACTGTGCAAGACCTATCGTCCACgttttttgcaaaggtttaaaacctcaacttcactattAGTCTAacagtagtagaagtagtagtagtacagAAACAATTTGTCTGAACATAAAGTAAACGTGAACAACTAACATGCATAGAACGCTATTGtaaacaacaccaacaacaatttttgttttagtttactTCATCGACAGTTAAGAAAACACAAGAGAAAAATCCCATTTCATCGTACATTAAAAAATCCAGGCTTTCGCTAACCccagttttatttttaaaagtatAATAAATCGTATTAATATGTGACCCTTACGGTCCAGTCGATGCTAAAGAATTGAGCGGGTCTGGATGAGTTGACTTAAGACTGTCCAGAACTGAACGACCAGGTCGAGCAGCTTGTTGGGAACAATTTGTCAATaacattgttgttttgtgttGGCCAGAATGACTGAAAGCAGTGAAATTTTGATATCTGGTTCCATTTCGATTCCTTTCCCAGATCGGATTTTCCATAGCAAGAATGTGCGTATATATCTGGCTCTAACGTTTTGAACAGTGTGTCATTGACTTAAAACATTTGACATAATGGTGGGAATGATAATTTGATGGAtcattttaagaattttaaTATTGACGCTTGAATTTTAATTGCTTATAAATTACATATACACTGGCGTGACCAGCGCGTGACGCCTGTCGTTTTTCACTTGATTCACGACCGTTTGAAGTGAGCTTTCCGTTTGTCTGTTGTTGTAGTTATTTCGAGAAACGGTGAATCGGCCTTTTCATCGGTCCTCAGTTGACGGCGAAAGCAAGGTATTttactacatgtagtttaaAACCTCTCTCAAACGTAGCGTATTCCTATACAAATCAACTTATTCACATATCTAGATGTCTCTGTAATTATCAAAGTGGTTTGAAGGTCGGTTTTAAAGTCATGAGTATATATACATGAAATTCGTAGGCTGGTGTCTGGCTCACttgattttctttcatttcttgttCGTTTAAAAGCTGAAAGTGAAAGAGCAAATGCATGTTATTGAGGATCTCAGCATGAATGCTTCAAATATTACACTGTTTACTCATCAGCTTTGAAAATTTTGTTTGCTCGGGCGTTCTTGGCACAGCGTTTGCTCACTGATCATATCTTTACTAGACGAATAAATGTCGATTCTATCATTTTGAAATACAGCAGAAAAAACATACCCTAGGTTTCAGTTTGGTTTTGGAATTGCTTGCTATTTACATAAGGTCCATAAACGTTTGTGGcttataaattttaaattgacAAGAGAACTCAACTATTTGCAGGCTGGCaacttgttattttttttctgatctCGGTTGATTTCGCCAGTTTAATACCAACAACCTTTCACTTTTCCTCCTTTCTAATGACCGGTGAAATTTGAGTATTAAACAACAGGTTTTTTCTCTTGCATTGAAAACAATGCCGAGACCATATGTTTAGTTAAATATTGACATGAATGGATAACCGACTTCAGCCTGTCACTTTGAccgaaaggaaaaaaatacatctctCAGGATTTTTTCCGTTAATAGTTGGTTAGACTGCTTTCCACTATAGAAATAACAGAGCGATAAGAATCTTTCGTCAAAGTCTTTCTTTgaatctttttttcttcaggttaaaatttAAAGTGCACGGCCAGCTTATAGATCATACTAGGATAGTTGAATGAAATTCTTTGTCTAATTGAAAAACCATGATAAACGACTCAGAGGGTAGAGCACCCGACCGAATCTCGACCCAGAACTCTTCCCTTTTGCtcatgactgagggagagaaaagctctggggaaccctgaaaccaAGTGACTTCTCGTTGGTTTTCGTGCGAGAACAATGGTGAAATTGTCTCTGAACGGTGCATTCATGTTaccacgaggagtgagcagacGCCTTAACGGTTTACTAGATAGAGTctcgggtcatgcgcagacatatgatccgaggctctggtgacgagaatgcgtCCGACCATGTTTccttctcgtcaccagagcctcggatcgacccaaggctctgggaataTGAAGGAGAACATGTGCCGttgggttcttatagccaaataTTGGCTATTTTAACCTTGCGGCGTTTTGTCACTCCTCGttctaacatgaatgcaccaataagagacgcttttgattgttcttcacaaaaaccaatgagaagacactttgtttcagagttcctcagagctcttctctccctcagtcaagagaagagttCTGGGGTTGAGATTGACCATGTTTCGGACGTCGCAGGCCCGGACTTTCCATTCGCTTGTTGCCAGGGAACTTGCTTATCATTTTGTGGGCAGTTCGTTGATAACAAGGAACATGGCAATgcagtttcaatcaagtgtttAGTGATCTCAAGATTATCATGTTGTAGAcatgggggagggggaaggaaGGGGCCAGTTCAGTCGTCACCTAGTGCAGTAGGGTCCCCTCGGGTTTCTTAAATCCCGCCATTCCCATGTCCAGTGGCCCCGGTGCTTTTCTTAGCAGACGACCCCAATACAAGTGTAATTAACATTTTCGTCTCTATAACCCTGCAACATACGGTAATGCAAAAGTTTGGTTACCAagtgtttaaaaataaaaatttcctgGTGGAAAGTGCTGACTAACTGTATGTTACGCGCAAGTttgtaaaaagtaaaaaaaaaacatagagGATATCACATGATCGTTTGGAAATACGAATCTGATGGTATCTTCAAtaagcgcagcgaacgagtgaagaTATCATATCAGCACCGATATGATATCGGTTGCAATTTAAGGCACTAAGACCAAGAAAAATGATCACCTTAACTGAAGGAAGTCACCGGTAGTTCTAGTTTCACTATCTTCAGATCTCGAAGCCATTTTTAACAGAttttaaaatatgaaaatttaaTTAATGGCCGCACGACTTCGTGCGTTAAAAGGATGCACTAACAATATTGGCTGACATGTCGGTAACCATGACGATTTCAACATCATTACATGTTGAAGATAAAAATAGTATCTTCATTTTGCTCGACGAAGATCGCATCAAATTTCAAATTATAGGAGTGAGAAAAATTATGGTATTTCATGGATGTCTATGTATTTAATTAACCTACTATTACTATTCTCTCTGAGAGTTCGCACACTCCGATTGCCCAATTTAGTTGGACGTATTGCGCCTGTTGTTTGATTCCATGGGctagaaataaaattaatataacaTTTATATCGTTTTTAAGGGCCGAACTGTAAGTTTGGGCACCTTGTTTTTAGTCCTGCTCAATTTATGGCCCGAATGCGAAGGACCATGAACTGGAGAAAACGCAGAGCGTTACTTACAGTACGGCCTTCAAATTCGGTTAGAAAGAGGTATTTTATTTTCCCGCTCCGAGCGCAGGAAATTGAAGCTGCGTAAGTGAACGTTGCCTTTGTTTGGTTAATACACTGACACGAGATATTTTTCAGAAAAGGTGCTTGTAACCCAAAATACCTGCTCAGTACACTACAAGCTTCAGTCATTTTCCTCACTCCATTTGTAACCTTTTCTTAAAAACAACATCGTTTGGTTTCTTCTCAGATGGCATCCAAGTGGGAAACCGAAACTGCCAGCGATGTTTGTGCGTGGATTCAGAGAGCGACAGGTGTCTCTGTGCCCTCGGATGATCCATCAGATTTTGCCGAGGCGTTAAAGAATGGCCAAACACTTTGCCAGTATGTTTGGTTATCTTTCCCGGCTGTCTTTCCGAAGATGTGCGTAACAACAGCGGGCACGTAGGGGCTGGGGGAGGGCAATTGGTTTCCGGTCCACCTGCGCAGACAAGAGGTCCCCTTTATTTGCGCGCTTCTTCTCGCAAAGACGGAAAGGGTACCATTTTTTTGCTGGTGCAAAAGTGattttgtatatatattttttgctttttatcgTTGCAAGGTTAGCGAATATGATCCAACCAGGGTCAATCAAGAAGATTAACAAAATGAAGACACCGTTTATGATGGTAGGTTACAGTGGATCGTACATGTATTTTTGGCAACGAGTCATTCTTCTATCAACTGAGTGACAACcgcgaaaaaaatgttttgagtggtagaaaaataaaacataagTAGCCCAAAAACATTTGGCGTGAGGTAGTCCGTTTCCACAACTGTTTTGCGCGCAAGATTTGGTCTTTTGCCTTCCTGGAAATGACAAGGTAATATCAAGCACTTTCTTTACTCTCCAAAGTGGTTTTATCTGTTTCATCCTGTATCCTTCCGTAGGTTTCAGCTTCCAGATCACAGTCTCTCAATCTCACGAATTCAGTAGTCATTGGTCTATTACACCTTAATCAATTTTGCCACGAGTGTGTGGTGGGCAGGAATGCCGCAGTGGTTAGAGCCTTTaactcccaccaatgtggtctggGTTTTATTCTTTAGATGCgttgtgtttgttctctactctgctccgagaggtttttatTCAGGTACTCCGGGTTTCCCCTCTCCGCAATAGCCATCTTATGATTTCGTAtaagttgatttgatttctttacAGCGTTTAGTTCATTCATTAAGTTCCTTCTGGTCAAACTACAATTGTGAAGAAAATACCATGGGACAGTCATAAAAACCACGTGATTAGCGATCATGATTTCAGAATTACTTCCAAAATGCAGACTTACCATTTTTGAAACTCCATTGTAGATCCTCCGCCTTTCGTCCAATACAATCAGTGTTGAAAGTCTGAAAAACTACGTGTGCATGTTTACAACACTGGGGATGGGAGGGGCGGGGAGCCTGTAGCTTGAATTTCGTGCGACTGTTTGCTTCGTGTGCGTGTAAAAGAGTCGCCAGTGTAAAGTCTGCACCAAGAATTTTGGGGCAGGTTATAGCACGGACGAGTTGTCCTTTTTTTAAACCACAATGTCCAATTATTTTCTTCCCTTTATAAAGTATGCATACGATCCTGAAAATCGCAGAACCTTCAATACCATCTCTTTGAAATTTAACACTGCCCGCAGCCTTGCCTTACTTGCGAATTtccgtttttaacttttaggtCCTACATTGCGTAATTACGTCTTATCGTTCGAACCCTACGTAATTGGCTCACGCTGTTAACGTACACCCTTTATTTCGTCCCAATTAAGCCTCATATTTagtactacgaaaaccaccggtCTATGGAATGGGCCTGAGTTACTGAGTCACTGCCCCAACCACTTTCACTTGTAAAGATTTCAAATTCTTGGGAAGTGTTGTgaaatttcatcaaaattttTAACTGAAGTGGGCGGGGCAGTCACTCAATAATTCGAGCTCATTCCACACTTTGGTGGTTTTCATAGTACTTTTTTGTATGTCAGCCGGTTCGTAACGTTAGCTTAAGAAAAGGTGataaaatgacaaaataaaataatggtAAGGTTTTTGCTCTCTCAACTTACAGATGGAAAATATTGGTTGGTTTAGCGACTTTGTCACCGCTTTTGGTGTTCAGCGAGAGTATGGGTTTGTGACCGTTGACTTGTATGAAAAACGCAATGTTTATCAGGTGTGTACAACAGCTAAATTAACTAAATTGCCTGCTATGTTTTGACACTGAGTAACCAATTTAGTAAACTGGAGAGGCTCACTGATTTAACTACGATTGAATCAGTTCAGCATTGACAATCTTAAAAGATTGTCAATGCTGAACTGATTCAAGTCAAGCGCAGAGCATT encodes:
- the LOC137994488 gene encoding myophilin-like, with protein sequence MASKWETETASDVCAWIQRATGVSVPSDDPSDFAEALKNGQTLCQLANMIQPGSIKKINKMKTPFMMMENIGWFSDFVTAFGVQREYGFVTVDLYEKRNVYQVLLALKWLKVEAEKKNIKL